One genomic region from Streptomyces venezuelae encodes:
- a CDS encoding BCCT family transporter — protein MPQGDKRPDGRRTDAERGGREGLPVTADLPGRPDHHHQARTDRIVFGVTAVLTLAFVVWGATATDSLESVSSKLLDGLIRDGGWAFMLAASGFVVFALWLAISRYGRITLGQESERPEFRTVSWIAMMFSAGMGIGLMFYGVSEPLAHYGTPPPGTQPVDSAERMQTAMATTLFHWTLHPWAIYAVVGLAIAYSTFRRRRRQTISAVFVPLIGERRAYGGPGRFIDILAIFATLFGSAASLGLGALQIGSGIEELGWMAKAGTGLLVGIIAVLTVAFVLSAVSGVEKGIQWLSNTNMVLAVVLAVFVFVAGPTIIVLDLLPTSIAAYIDDLPQLAGRTEATSGENIHDWLGSWTVFYWAWWISWTPFVGMFIARISRGRTIRQFVGGVILVPSTVSLVWFAIFGGTAMKLSEQGELTGETTPEGQLFGLLKEFPISGAMSLLVMILVGIFFVSGADAASLVMGTLSQRGAFEPTRPVVVFWGVLTGAVAAVMLLVGDGQGDALAGLQNLTILVAAPFVLVMIGMCVALMRDLRRDPLIVRGEVGVEVVELAVIAGHEQYDGDFELRIGPGTSDTDGT, from the coding sequence GTGCCGCAGGGAGACAAGAGGCCGGACGGCCGCCGGACGGACGCCGAACGGGGAGGCCGGGAAGGGCTGCCGGTGACGGCCGACCTCCCCGGCCGGCCCGACCACCACCATCAGGCGCGGACCGACCGGATCGTGTTCGGGGTCACCGCCGTCCTCACCCTGGCCTTCGTCGTCTGGGGAGCCACGGCCACCGACAGCCTGGAGAGCGTCTCCAGCAAGCTCCTCGACGGACTGATCCGCGACGGCGGCTGGGCGTTCATGCTCGCCGCGTCCGGCTTCGTCGTCTTCGCGCTGTGGCTCGCCATCAGCCGCTACGGCAGGATCACCCTCGGCCAGGAGAGCGAAAGGCCCGAGTTCCGCACCGTGTCGTGGATCGCCATGATGTTCAGCGCGGGCATGGGCATCGGCCTGATGTTCTACGGCGTGAGCGAACCCCTCGCCCACTACGGCACCCCGCCGCCCGGCACCCAACCCGTCGACTCGGCCGAGCGCATGCAGACGGCCATGGCCACCACGCTCTTCCACTGGACGCTCCACCCGTGGGCGATCTACGCCGTCGTCGGACTCGCCATCGCCTACTCCACCTTCCGGCGCAGGCGCCGCCAGACCATCAGCGCCGTCTTCGTCCCGCTGATCGGCGAACGGCGGGCGTACGGCGGTCCCGGCCGCTTCATCGACATCCTCGCCATCTTCGCCACCCTCTTCGGCTCCGCCGCCTCGCTCGGCCTCGGCGCGCTCCAGATCGGCAGCGGCATCGAGGAGCTGGGCTGGATGGCGAAGGCCGGCACCGGGCTGCTCGTCGGCATCATCGCCGTCCTCACCGTGGCCTTCGTCCTCTCGGCCGTCTCCGGCGTGGAGAAGGGCATCCAGTGGCTCTCCAACACCAACATGGTGCTCGCGGTGGTGCTCGCCGTCTTCGTCTTCGTGGCGGGCCCCACGATCATCGTGCTCGACCTGCTGCCCACCTCCATCGCCGCCTACATCGACGACCTGCCGCAGCTCGCCGGCCGCACCGAGGCGACCAGCGGCGAGAACATCCACGACTGGCTCGGCAGCTGGACCGTCTTCTACTGGGCGTGGTGGATCTCCTGGACGCCCTTCGTCGGCATGTTCATCGCCCGCATCAGCCGGGGCCGGACCATCCGCCAGTTCGTCGGCGGTGTCATCCTGGTGCCCAGCACCGTCAGCCTCGTCTGGTTCGCGATCTTCGGCGGCACGGCGATGAAGCTCAGCGAACAGGGCGAACTGACAGGGGAGACCACCCCCGAGGGGCAACTCTTCGGCCTGCTCAAGGAGTTCCCCATCTCCGGTGCCATGAGCCTGCTCGTGATGATCCTCGTCGGGATCTTCTTCGTGTCGGGTGCGGACGCCGCCTCCCTCGTCATGGGCACGCTCTCCCAGCGCGGCGCCTTCGAACCCACCCGTCCCGTCGTGGTCTTCTGGGGCGTGCTAACCGGAGCGGTCGCGGCCGTCATGCTCCTCGTCGGCGACGGCCAGGGCGACGCGCTCGCGGGACTCCAGAACCTCACCATCCTCGTCGCGGCGCCGTTCGTACTCGTCATGATCGGCATGTGCGTGGCGCTGATGAGAGACCTGCGCAGGGACCCGCTGATCGTCCGCGGCGAGGTCGGTGTGGAGGTCGTCGAACTCGCGGTGATCGCCGGCCACGAGCAGTACGACGGCGACTTCGAACTGCGGATCGGTCCCGGTACGTCGGACACCGACGGGACATGA
- a CDS encoding SRPBCC family protein: MPAIKETIDISRTPADVFSYVTDPIHLPEWQESAVSVRRLDDEPLAVGSKIAVTRRLGRREFTLTMQVIELQPPRYWHLHGINGPVRGDVQGTIEPLDDAERSRLTLSLDFEGHGIGKALVPLVVRPHVRKEIPRDERILKGLLESGVAG, from the coding sequence ATGCCTGCCATCAAGGAAACCATCGACATCTCCCGCACTCCCGCGGACGTCTTCTCGTACGTGACCGACCCGATCCATCTGCCCGAGTGGCAGGAGAGCGCGGTCTCGGTCCGCAGGCTCGACGACGAGCCCCTCGCGGTCGGCTCGAAGATCGCCGTCACGCGGCGGCTCGGGCGGCGGGAGTTCACCCTGACCATGCAGGTCATCGAGTTGCAACCGCCGAGGTACTGGCACCTGCACGGCATCAACGGCCCCGTGCGCGGTGACGTCCAGGGCACCATCGAGCCACTGGACGACGCCGAGCGTTCGCGCCTGACGCTCTCCCTCGACTTCGAGGGGCACGGCATCGGCAAGGCCCTCGTCCCGCTCGTCGTGCGCCCGCACGTGCGGAAGGAGATACCGAGGGACGAACGGATCCTCAAGGGTCTCCTGGAGAGTGGCGTGGCCGGCTGA
- a CDS encoding sugar ABC transporter permease translates to MIRDRDRAGGSGGSGDAGSQEPAQGAVPAVDTRLLVREEGIKGYLGEFRRKLRSGELGSLPVILAVIVIWTVFGSLDSTFLSAQNLSDLSQQIVGTGMIAVGIVFVLLLGEIDLSVGSVSGLCAAIFAVLNVLNGMNEWLALLIAIAGGAAVGLIQGFFFAEVGVPAFVVTLAGNLAWNGLMLQVLGTSGTVNIPSDSIVSELYSTIYHSPAAAYVAAAVGVGLFLAASLLDAKRRRAARVPSRPVAEIVLRTAVIAAIAFVTAYILNQYQGLPLALLVFLILLVVLDFVLRRTTYGRRIFAVGGNIEGARRAGISVPFVRMSVFSIAGTMAAVGGLFLAGQIQSASQTSGGGNLLMNVIAAAVIGGTSLFGGRGSVWSALLGALVIGSIQSGMNIMGVSNAVQFMITGSVLLAAVVVDSLSRRSQKAAGRA, encoded by the coding sequence GAGGAGGGCATCAAGGGGTACCTCGGCGAGTTCCGCCGCAAGCTCCGCAGCGGGGAGCTGGGCTCCCTGCCCGTGATCCTGGCCGTGATCGTCATCTGGACGGTGTTCGGCAGTCTCGACAGCACCTTCCTCTCGGCTCAGAACCTCTCCGACCTGAGTCAGCAGATCGTCGGCACCGGCATGATCGCCGTCGGTATCGTCTTCGTCCTGCTGCTGGGCGAGATCGACCTCTCCGTCGGCTCGGTCAGCGGACTGTGCGCCGCGATCTTCGCCGTGCTCAACGTCCTGAACGGGATGAACGAGTGGCTGGCGCTGCTGATCGCCATCGCGGGCGGGGCGGCCGTCGGACTCATCCAGGGGTTCTTCTTCGCCGAGGTCGGCGTCCCGGCCTTCGTCGTCACGCTGGCCGGCAACCTCGCGTGGAACGGGCTGATGCTCCAGGTGCTCGGCACCAGCGGCACGGTCAACATCCCGAGCGACAGCATCGTCTCCGAGCTCTACTCGACGATCTACCACAGCCCGGCCGCCGCCTACGTGGCGGCGGCCGTCGGGGTGGGGCTGTTCCTGGCGGCCTCGCTCCTGGACGCGAAACGACGCCGGGCGGCCCGGGTGCCGTCCCGGCCGGTCGCCGAGATCGTGCTGCGTACGGCCGTGATCGCCGCGATCGCGTTCGTCACCGCCTACATCCTCAACCAGTACCAGGGGCTCCCGCTGGCCCTGCTGGTGTTCCTGATCCTGCTCGTGGTGCTGGACTTCGTCCTGCGGCGCACGACGTACGGCCGGCGGATCTTCGCGGTGGGCGGCAACATCGAGGGCGCGCGCCGGGCGGGCATCAGCGTGCCCTTCGTCCGGATGAGCGTCTTCTCGATCGCCGGGACCATGGCGGCGGTCGGCGGCCTCTTCCTTGCGGGGCAGATCCAGTCCGCGAGCCAGACCTCCGGCGGCGGCAACCTCCTGATGAACGTCATCGCGGCGGCGGTCATCGGCGGTACGAGCCTGTTCGGCGGGCGCGGTTCGGTCTGGTCGGCGCTGCTCGGTGCGCTGGTGATCGGCTCCATCCAGTCGGGCATGAACATCATGGGCGTCAGCAATGCCGTCCAGTTCATGATCACGGGTTCGGTGCTGCTGGCCGCCGTGGTCGTCGACTCCCTGTCCCGCAGGAGCCAGAAGGCCGCGGGGCGGGCCTGA
- a CDS encoding DUF6328 family protein, with product MGTDASKDRHDGRSETEMERADRRWQEVIQEIRVVQTGVQILLGFLLTVVFTPHFQGLEQTDKTIYIVTVVLGSLATGALIGPVALHRIVAGRQIKPRAVIWAARLTFTGIVLLLATLTSALLLVLRVATGDDSYVPWIVAGVLAWYLLCWFVLPLWVRTRYTSGE from the coding sequence ATGGGCACCGATGCGAGCAAGGACCGGCACGACGGCCGGAGCGAGACCGAGATGGAGCGCGCCGACCGGCGCTGGCAGGAGGTCATCCAGGAGATCCGTGTCGTCCAGACCGGTGTGCAGATCCTCCTCGGTTTTCTCCTCACCGTGGTCTTCACCCCGCACTTCCAGGGTCTCGAACAGACCGACAAGACGATCTACATCGTCACGGTCGTCCTCGGGTCCCTGGCGACCGGCGCGCTCATCGGCCCCGTGGCTCTGCACCGGATCGTGGCCGGGAGGCAGATCAAACCCCGGGCCGTCATCTGGGCCGCCCGCCTCACCTTCACGGGCATCGTGCTCCTGCTCGCGACCCTGACCTCGGCTCTTCTCCTGGTCCTGCGCGTGGCCACCGGGGACGACTCGTACGTGCCGTGGATCGTCGCCGGTGTCCTCGCCTGGTACCTGCTCTGCTGGTTCGTCCTCCCCCTCTGGGTGCGCACCCGCTACACCAGCGGAGAGTGA